ATCCGCCCTCGCGCCATGCTGACTCGGCACGAGCTCCGGCATCGCATCGGGGGCCACGATCACCGAGCGCTCGAGACTGTGCCGCAGCGGGCCGAGCAGCAACTCGCCGGCCTTCGCAAGCTCGCCGCCCACAACGATCCGCTCCGGGTCGACGATGTTGCACAGATTGGCGGTCGCGATGCCGATGTGGCGCCCCGCATCGGCGATCGCCCGGATGCAACGGTCATCGCCCGCCACGGCACGCACGACCACATCGTGCAGCTTCAGACCGCGATGGTAGCCCCGCAGGCCCTCAAGGATGGCGCTGCCGCCGACAAAGGTCTCGAGGCATCCGCGATTGCCGCACCGGCACAGCGCACCGTTCTCATCGATCGTCATGTGACCGAACTCGCCCGCGCTGCCGTTGTGGCCGCGGAACACCGCACCATTGATGACCAGGCCCGCCCCGATACCGTCGTCGATGCCCAGATAGACGGCGTTCGACCTGCCGCGCAACGCACCGGACCGCAACTCCGCCAGTGCGGCGAGATTGGAGTTGTTGTCGACGAAGACGGGCCGTTTGAGACGCTTCTCCATGACCTCGGCGACCGGCACCGCATCCCATCCGCGCAGGATGCCCGTGCGCGAGATGGTGCCCGTGCGCACATCGATGGGGGCAGGGAGCGCGACGCCGACCGCGAGGATCTCGCTCATGCCCGCCTCGACCGACTCGAGCATGTCCGAGATGAGCCGAGCCGCGCGATTGAGCTCGTTGTCGGAACGGTGATCCTTGGCCAACGGAAGGCTGTGCTCGGCGACGATCGTGTGAGCAACATCCGACAGCGCAATGCGCATGTGCCGAGTCGAGAAATGAACTCCGACGACAAGGCCGAGGCCCCG
The genomic region above belongs to Homoserinimonas aerilata and contains:
- a CDS encoding ROK family transcriptional regulator gives rise to the protein MTTKRTTPGSQTSLREANRARLVDAVKRHGGLTQVELSGATGLSPATVSNIVKELSASGVLHTTPSTRSGRRARHVTLARGLGLVVGVHFSTRHMRIALSDVAHTIVAEHSLPLAKDHRSDNELNRAARLISDMLESVEAGMSEILAVGVALPAPIDVRTGTISRTGILRGWDAVPVAEVMEKRLKRPVFVDNNSNLAALAELRSGALRGRSNAVYLGIDDGIGAGLVINGAVFRGHNGSAGEFGHMTIDENGALCRCGNRGCLETFVGGSAILEGLRGYHRGLKLHDVVVRAVAGDDRCIRAIADAGRHIGIATANLCNIVDPERIVVGGELAKAGELLLGPLRHSLERSVIVAPDAMPELVPSQHGARADVLGAVAFAIDHVEIGGED